Proteins from one Deltaproteobacteria bacterium genomic window:
- a CDS encoding Smr/MutS family protein, giving the protein MNGSPWEAALAALEWGKITARLSGHASSEPGRVLCSSLTPGTDLDAIRASLEENRDGRRMLLQDGPLPLDGVKEVAEEVAKAAKGASLSPLELLSVGSTARTGERARRFFDDRRGKYPRLAHHARAIPPLREIAEEIAMKIDSEGNVPDRASPALGTLRRNLASVRVRLQETADRIVSSPRYSRHVQESYATVRSGRVVIPFKAASKGLFQGIVHDSSQSGQTVFFEPEELVHLNNEARMAELEVEREVARILAELSSHVARRSDELLLALSLLARLDFIQARALLADELSGAEPSVNASGEVRLPSARHPLLVLSGRPVVPNDLSVGRPYLCLVLTGPNAGGKTVALKTLGILTVMAMAGLSIPASPDATVSTFGSVFVAVGDEQSVERDLSTYSAHIRRLNEILRGADRGSLVLLDEVVSGTDPREGAAIARAFLETLADREVRVVATTHFEELKGIAFTDRRFENGSMAFDGDHLRPTYRLSLGVPGRSMGMEIARSLGFPGEVLARAAGYLSGPGPDLTEVIDRLERERERLRAETAEMATRRKEAEEVRRKLEADREKVRSEESRVVSQARQRMREEVRKAEGELARIMEEMRKDRRIDTVRKATTVLNEWKEKARIAEEDPAVRTMVSRSAPADPGATLHPGQKVFVASLAKEAEVASPSGPDDREVEVAAGGMKLRVPREQVRVFPSAGGSRERRGGGGSRSTEASPAAVHIQTPENTLDLRGMYVDDALPEIDAFLDRLSLAQAPHAFLIHGHGTGALKAGVRRHLAKSPYAKRSLPAPREQGGDGVTIVLLC; this is encoded by the coding sequence TTGAACGGATCGCCGTGGGAAGCGGCGCTGGCGGCGCTGGAGTGGGGGAAGATCACGGCGCGGCTTTCGGGCCACGCGTCGTCGGAGCCGGGGCGCGTGCTGTGTTCGTCTCTGACGCCGGGGACCGACCTCGACGCCATCCGCGCCTCCCTCGAGGAGAACCGGGACGGCCGCAGGATGCTGCTGCAGGACGGGCCGCTCCCGCTGGACGGGGTGAAGGAGGTCGCGGAGGAGGTCGCGAAGGCGGCCAAGGGCGCCTCGCTCTCCCCCCTGGAGCTGCTGTCGGTCGGCTCGACGGCCCGGACCGGCGAGCGGGCCCGCAGGTTCTTCGACGACCGGCGGGGGAAATACCCGCGCCTGGCGCACCACGCCCGCGCGATCCCGCCGCTGCGGGAGATCGCCGAGGAGATCGCGATGAAGATCGACTCCGAGGGGAACGTCCCCGACCGGGCGTCGCCCGCGCTGGGGACGCTGCGGCGGAACCTGGCATCGGTCCGGGTCCGCCTGCAGGAGACCGCGGACCGGATCGTCTCGTCCCCGAGATACTCCCGCCACGTCCAGGAGTCGTACGCCACCGTCCGGTCGGGGCGGGTCGTGATCCCCTTCAAGGCCGCCTCGAAGGGGCTGTTCCAGGGGATCGTCCACGACAGTTCCCAGAGCGGCCAGACCGTCTTCTTCGAGCCGGAGGAGCTGGTTCACCTGAACAACGAGGCGAGGATGGCCGAGCTCGAGGTGGAACGCGAGGTGGCCCGGATCCTGGCGGAGCTCTCCTCGCACGTCGCGCGGAGGTCGGACGAACTCCTGCTCGCCCTCTCCCTCCTCGCGCGGCTCGACTTCATCCAGGCGCGCGCCTTGCTTGCCGACGAGCTGTCGGGCGCGGAACCGTCCGTCAACGCCTCGGGGGAGGTGAGGCTCCCGTCCGCCCGCCACCCGCTGCTGGTCTTGAGCGGCCGCCCCGTGGTCCCCAACGACCTTTCGGTCGGTCGGCCGTACCTGTGCCTCGTGCTCACCGGCCCCAACGCCGGCGGGAAGACGGTCGCCCTCAAGACGCTGGGGATCCTCACGGTGATGGCGATGGCGGGGCTGTCGATCCCGGCCTCTCCGGACGCGACCGTCTCCACGTTCGGCAGCGTCTTCGTCGCCGTGGGGGACGAGCAGAGCGTCGAGCGGGACCTGTCGACCTACTCCGCGCACATCCGCAGGCTGAACGAGATCCTTCGGGGGGCGGACAGGGGATCGCTCGTCCTCCTGGACGAGGTCGTCTCGGGGACCGACCCGCGGGAGGGAGCGGCGATCGCGCGCGCCTTCCTCGAGACGCTGGCCGACCGCGAGGTCCGCGTCGTGGCGACCACCCACTTCGAGGAGCTGAAGGGGATCGCCTTCACCGACCGACGGTTCGAGAACGGGTCGATGGCGTTCGACGGGGATCACCTGCGCCCGACGTACCGGCTCTCGCTGGGCGTCCCCGGGCGGTCGATGGGGATGGAGATCGCCCGGTCCCTGGGATTCCCCGGCGAGGTCCTCGCCCGGGCGGCCGGGTATCTTTCCGGCCCGGGGCCGGACCTCACGGAAGTCATCGACCGGCTGGAGCGGGAACGGGAGCGCCTGCGCGCCGAGACCGCGGAGATGGCGACGAGGCGGAAGGAGGCCGAGGAGGTCCGTCGGAAACTCGAGGCGGACCGGGAGAAGGTGCGGTCCGAGGAGTCCCGCGTGGTGTCGCAGGCGCGCCAGCGGATGCGGGAGGAGGTCCGGAAGGCGGAAGGGGAACTCGCGCGGATCATGGAGGAGATGCGGAAGGACCGGAGAATCGACACGGTACGGAAGGCGACGACGGTCCTGAACGAGTGGAAGGAGAAGGCACGGATCGCGGAGGAGGACCCGGCGGTCCGCACGATGGTCAGCCGCTCCGCGCCGGCGGATCCGGGCGCCACCCTCCATCCGGGACAGAAAGTGTTCGTCGCGTCGCTGGCGAAGGAGGCGGAGGTGGCGTCGCCGTCGGGGCCCGACGACCGGGAGGTGGAGGTGGCCGCCGGGGGGATGAAGCTGCGCGTCCCGCGGGAGCAGGTCCGCGTGTTTCCGTCGGCCGGGGGATCCCGCGAGCGGCGCGGAGGCGGAGGCTCCCGGTCGACGGAGGCTTCACCGGCGGCGGTTCACATCCAGACGCCGGAGAACACCCTCGACCTGCGGGGAATGTACGTGGACGACGCGCTTCCCGAGATCGACGCCTTTCTGGACCGGCTCTCCCTGGCCCAGGCCCCGCACGCGTTCCTGATCCACGGGCACGGGACCGGCGCGTTGAAGGCCGGCGTGCGCCGGCACCTCGCGAAGTCGCCGTACGCGAAACGCTCCCTCCCCGCCCCGCGGGAGCAGGGCGGCGACGGCGTCACGATCGTCCTGCTCTGTTAA